A genomic segment from Gracilimonas sediminicola encodes:
- a CDS encoding LytR C-terminal domain-containing protein, with translation MAETKGNSSSGTNELFLNAAIGFLSVLLLVLVAALFTRIIYPRIFNERAELQSELISEIIQIEVLNGCGISGIANSYTGLLRKNGFDVVETGNFETFDLQETLIISRSGVMDNAYRVANALGVPERNVIRESSPDFYLDVSVIIGHDFEKLNTD, from the coding sequence ATGGCAGAAACAAAAGGTAACAGCTCTTCCGGTACGAACGAACTTTTTTTAAACGCCGCTATTGGATTTCTAAGTGTTCTGCTGCTGGTTTTGGTAGCAGCACTATTTACCCGCATTATTTATCCCCGCATTTTTAATGAACGGGCAGAGCTTCAATCAGAACTTATAAGCGAAATCATTCAAATTGAGGTTTTGAATGGGTGTGGGATTTCAGGAATTGCCAACTCCTATACCGGATTGCTCCGGAAAAATGGGTTCGATGTGGTTGAAACCGGAAATTTTGAAACGTTTGACCTCCAGGAAACCCTTATAATATCACGAAGCGGAGTGATGGATAATGCATATCGTGTGGCCAACGCATTAGGCGTTCCTGAACGGAACGTAATTCGGGAATCGTCTCCTGATTTTTATCTCGACGTGAGCGTAATTATTGGCCACGACTTTGAAAAACTAAACACTGATTAA
- the queA gene encoding tRNA preQ1(34) S-adenosylmethionine ribosyltransferase-isomerase QueA, with translation MKLTDFKFEIDDLNIPEEPLKKRDSAKLMVLNRAEKTIEHTTFDKIHEYINKDDVMIYNNTKVFPARLNGKKEKTEADIEVFLLRELMPENMLWDVLVEPARKIRIGNKLYFGEEDEELMAEVVDNTTSRGRTIRFLYEGPNQELYNRLDELGKMPLPPFIEREPVEEDKERYQTIFATERGAVAAPAAGMHFTEELVEKIKKKGVEFLPTTLHIGWGIFRNVEVEDLTKHRMDSDNYFISKDTSDKINETLKKKKNRVIAIGSSSCRTIETSVMASGMSKPGTGWTDKFIYPPYDFKITEGLVINFHQPESTRLMLAAAFAGYDFLMEAYEEAKKNDYRMFAFGDAMLIL, from the coding sequence ATGAAGCTTACCGATTTTAAATTCGAGATTGACGATTTAAACATTCCTGAAGAACCGCTGAAGAAAAGAGATTCAGCCAAGTTGATGGTTCTTAATCGTGCTGAAAAAACCATCGAGCACACCACTTTTGATAAAATTCATGAGTACATCAATAAAGATGATGTCATGATCTACAACAACACCAAAGTATTCCCGGCCCGCCTGAACGGTAAGAAGGAAAAAACAGAAGCGGATATTGAGGTTTTTCTGCTGAGAGAATTGATGCCGGAAAACATGCTTTGGGATGTGCTGGTTGAGCCGGCGCGTAAAATCCGAATCGGGAATAAACTGTATTTTGGAGAGGAAGACGAAGAGCTGATGGCTGAAGTAGTGGATAACACAACTTCACGCGGGCGTACTATTCGTTTTCTTTATGAAGGACCTAATCAGGAACTGTACAACAGGCTGGATGAACTCGGTAAAATGCCTTTACCTCCATTCATTGAACGTGAGCCGGTAGAAGAAGACAAAGAGCGATACCAAACTATTTTTGCGACCGAGCGTGGAGCAGTAGCTGCTCCGGCGGCCGGGATGCACTTTACGGAAGAGCTGGTTGAGAAGATTAAGAAGAAAGGAGTCGAGTTCTTGCCGACCACCCTTCATATTGGTTGGGGAATTTTCCGCAATGTTGAGGTTGAAGATCTGACCAAGCATCGTATGGACTCAGACAATTACTTCATTTCTAAAGACACGTCCGATAAAATCAACGAAACGCTGAAAAAGAAAAAGAACCGGGTGATTGCCATTGGTTCAAGTTCTTGTCGAACCATCGAAACAAGCGTGATGGCAAGTGGGATGTCTAAGCCGGGAACCGGTTGGACTGATAAGTTCATATACCCTCCTTACGATTTTAAAATTACAGAAGGGTTGGTCATTAACTTCCACCAGCCGGAGTCAACTCGTTTGATGCTGGCAGCTGCTTTTGCGGGTTACGACTTTCTGATGGAGGCTTACGAAGAAGCCAAGAAAAACGATTACCGTATGTTTGCATTCGGTGATGCAATGCTGATTCTTTAA
- the ispD gene encoding 2-C-methyl-D-erythritol 4-phosphate cytidylyltransferase, producing MSKLSVIIPAAGSGERMGSDIPKPFIKVGDKTILEHTISRFLEVPDVAQIIIATSKSYIPTIKSMFEQLSTDIQLDVVEGGAERQFSIYNALKLVSAECELVAVHDAVRPFVRKQLIEECCEVASNIGGAVLGVPAKDTIKKVDADKVIESTPDRSVLWQAQTPQVFQKELLVKAYESALGENFIGTDDASLVERIGGAIQMVEGDRENLKITYPVDLKVAELILGVGK from the coding sequence ATGTCTAAACTGTCGGTCATAATACCGGCGGCAGGGTCGGGGGAGAGAATGGGTTCCGATATCCCCAAGCCTTTTATAAAGGTGGGGGATAAAACCATTCTTGAACATACCATTTCCAGGTTTCTGGAAGTTCCGGATGTAGCCCAAATCATTATCGCTACATCAAAAAGCTATATCCCGACTATAAAGTCCATGTTTGAGCAGCTTTCGACAGACATACAATTGGATGTAGTTGAGGGCGGTGCCGAGCGTCAGTTTTCAATTTATAATGCACTTAAACTTGTGTCTGCTGAATGTGAGCTGGTTGCCGTGCATGACGCAGTTCGTCCCTTTGTTCGCAAGCAACTTATTGAAGAGTGTTGCGAGGTTGCTTCAAATATAGGTGGAGCCGTTCTTGGGGTGCCCGCCAAAGATACCATCAAAAAAGTGGATGCAGATAAGGTGATCGAATCAACGCCTGATCGTTCGGTTTTGTGGCAGGCTCAAACCCCCCAGGTTTTTCAAAAAGAATTGCTCGTCAAGGCATATGAGTCAGCTTTAGGTGAGAACTTCATCGGCACCGATGATGCCTCTTTAGTAGAAAGAATTGGCGGAGCCATTCAAATGGTTGAAGGAGACCGGGAAAATTTGAAGATTACCTATCCTGTTGACCTTAAGGTTGCAGAATTAATTCTTGGAGTGGGAAAGTGA
- the ispF gene encoding 2-C-methyl-D-erythritol 2,4-cyclodiphosphate synthase has translation MRIGYGYDVHRFSEGRKLMLGGVEIPHDKGLLGHSDADVLLHAITDALLGSLVLGDIGAHFPDTDPEFKNADSRVLLRKSYELIKDKGYQLGNLDATIIAEQPKLRPYIDDIRKTIAEDLGCSIDDISVKATTSEKMGFAGREEGIIAQAVVLIQVSG, from the coding sequence GTGCGAATTGGATATGGATACGATGTGCATCGGTTCAGCGAAGGGCGCAAGCTCATGCTCGGTGGGGTTGAAATCCCTCATGATAAAGGACTTCTTGGTCACTCCGATGCAGATGTATTGCTTCACGCTATAACAGATGCACTGCTTGGGTCACTTGTTCTCGGGGATATAGGCGCACACTTTCCGGATACAGATCCTGAATTCAAAAATGCCGACAGCCGGGTGTTGCTCCGAAAAAGTTATGAGCTGATAAAGGATAAAGGCTATCAGTTGGGAAATCTTGATGCCACGATAATAGCTGAGCAGCCAAAACTCCGTCCTTATATAGATGACATTCGCAAAACCATAGCTGAAGACCTTGGTTGTTCCATTGACGATATATCCGTGAAGGCAACAACTTCCGAGAAAATGGGATTTGCCGGTCGTGAGGAAGGGATAATTGCACAGGCTGTAGTTCTCATTCAGGTTTCCGGGTGA
- a CDS encoding DedA family protein, translated as MADQIVQSIVDWISVVPPIGVYLIFFGIAYIENLIPPMPGDVIVAFGGYLAAEGLIGLFPVWSLTVVASVGGFMTMYWLGHRWGAQIEENRDSHFLLRFIDYKYFARGKKWMSRWGQGVIVANRFLAGTRSVISLTAGMSHLKITPTILSSLVSSVLWNTLLLAMGWVIRDNWQIIGEYLSNYGKVILALIALFVGLKAYFSYRRRKQVVKDEKE; from the coding sequence ATGGCTGATCAGATTGTACAAAGTATTGTCGATTGGATAAGTGTAGTGCCACCGATTGGTGTTTATCTCATCTTTTTTGGAATAGCCTATATCGAGAACCTTATCCCACCCATGCCCGGAGATGTGATTGTGGCTTTCGGCGGATACTTAGCTGCGGAAGGTTTGATCGGGTTGTTTCCTGTATGGAGCCTCACCGTTGTTGCTTCTGTAGGGGGATTTATGACGATGTATTGGCTGGGCCATCGGTGGGGAGCCCAAATTGAAGAAAACAGGGACAGTCATTTTTTACTCCGCTTTATCGATTACAAGTATTTCGCCAGGGGGAAAAAATGGATGAGCCGATGGGGGCAGGGTGTGATTGTTGCGAATCGTTTTTTGGCCGGAACCCGATCGGTCATCTCGCTCACAGCCGGGATGTCTCATCTCAAAATTACACCCACAATTCTGAGTTCACTGGTGAGTTCGGTTTTATGGAATACCCTGCTATTGGCGATGGGCTGGGTCATTCGGGATAACTGGCAAATTATCGGGGAGTATCTATCCAACTATGGAAAGGTCATTTTAGCGTTGATAGCGCTGTTTGTAGGGCTTAAAGCCTACTTTTCCTATCGCAGGAGGAAGCAAGTCGTAAAAGATGAAAAAGAGTGA
- the tuf gene encoding elongation factor Tu, which translates to MAKETFERNKPHVNVGTIGHVDHGKTTLTAAITTVMAKTYGGVAKQFADIDNAPEERERGITIATAHVEYETDARHYAHVDCPGHADYVKNMVTGAAQMDGAILVVAATDGPMPQTREHILLARQVGVPQIVVFMNKVDLVDDEELLELVELEVRELLSSYEFDGDDIPVIQGSALGALNGEAEHEESIVELMKAVDETIPTPERDVDKPFLMPVEDIFSITGRGTVATGRIERGVIKVNDEIEIVGIVEDPMKSVVTGIEMFRRMLDEGQAGDNAGILLRGINKEQIERGMVLCKPGSITPHKQFECEVYVLSKDEGGRHTPFFKGYRPQFYFRTTDVTGACELPDGVEMVMPGDNVKLNVGLIQPVAMEEGLRFAIREGGRTVGAGVVTKILD; encoded by the coding sequence ATGGCAAAAGAGACCTTTGAACGGAATAAGCCCCATGTGAACGTGGGAACAATTGGACACGTAGATCATGGTAAAACAACCTTGACGGCAGCTATTACAACAGTAATGGCGAAAACTTACGGCGGTGTAGCCAAGCAGTTTGCCGACATCGACAATGCTCCGGAAGAGCGCGAGCGTGGGATTACCATTGCTACCGCGCATGTGGAGTACGAAACCGATGCCCGCCACTACGCCCACGTAGACTGTCCGGGTCACGCCGACTATGTCAAGAACATGGTGACGGGTGCCGCTCAGATGGACGGAGCAATTTTGGTTGTTGCCGCTACCGACGGTCCGATGCCACAGACTCGCGAGCACATTCTGCTGGCTCGTCAGGTAGGTGTACCTCAGATTGTTGTATTTATGAACAAGGTAGACCTGGTAGACGATGAAGAGCTGCTGGAGCTGGTAGAGCTGGAAGTACGCGAGCTGCTGTCTTCTTATGAATTTGACGGCGACGACATCCCGGTGATTCAGGGATCAGCCCTGGGCGCTCTCAACGGCGAAGCCGAGCACGAAGAAAGCATTGTAGAGCTGATGAAGGCTGTGGATGAAACCATCCCAACGCCGGAGCGCGATGTAGACAAGCCTTTCCTGATGCCGGTAGAGGATATCTTCTCTATCACCGGTCGTGGAACGGTAGCTACCGGACGTATCGAGCGTGGCGTTATTAAAGTAAACGACGAGATTGAGATTGTAGGGATTGTAGAAGACCCGATGAAATCGGTAGTAACCGGTATTGAGATGTTCCGTCGTATGCTCGATGAAGGGCAGGCCGGAGACAACGCCGGTATTCTGCTGCGAGGAATTAACAAAGAGCAGATTGAGCGAGGCATGGTACTTTGTAAGCCCGGCTCGATCACTCCTCACAAGCAGTTTGAGTGTGAGGTATATGTACTCAGTAAAGATGAAGGTGGCCGTCACACGCCATTTTTCAAAGGCTACCGCCCACAGTTTTACTTCCGTACCACCGACGTAACCGGAGCCTGTGAGCTTCCTGATGGTGTGGAGATGGTAATGCCGGGAGACAACGTGAAGCTGAATGTAGGATTGATTCAGCCGGTAGCGATGGAAGAAGGGCTACGGTTTGCGATTCGCGAAGGCGGACGTACCGTGGGTGCCGGAGTTGTAACTAAAATATTGGATTAA
- the secE gene encoding preprotein translocase subunit SecE, with protein MSKINDFFDGVVKEFKKVSWPTQKELIDNTIIVVVFSIIISVFIFGVDQMYSTILEAIYNQ; from the coding sequence ATGAGCAAGATTAATGATTTTTTTGACGGTGTTGTAAAGGAATTCAAGAAGGTTTCCTGGCCAACCCAGAAAGAGCTAATCGATAATACCATTATCGTGGTGGTTTTTTCAATCATAATATCGGTATTCATCTTTGGTGTTGACCAAATGTACAGCACCATATTAGAAGCTATTTATAATCAATAA
- the nusG gene encoding transcription termination/antitermination protein NusG: MSKELTHDWYVVRCFSSHEKKVKEFLEREIEDQGLEDKIKEILIPTETVVEIRSGKKRTREKNFFPGYILLNTHYDEEVNNLIQSAPSCLGFLKVGKNETVPTPLKDHEVKRIIGRVKDGGDEPRNIEIPYSEGDLVKVISGPFKDFDGTVQEVNPEKLKLRVMVSIFGRKTPVEVDVSQVESAT; encoded by the coding sequence ATGAGTAAAGAATTAACGCATGATTGGTACGTAGTTCGCTGCTTTTCCAGTCATGAAAAAAAGGTTAAAGAGTTTCTCGAGCGCGAAATTGAAGATCAGGGTTTAGAGGATAAAATCAAGGAGATCTTGATTCCCACTGAAACGGTTGTCGAGATTCGTTCCGGAAAGAAGCGTACCCGCGAGAAAAACTTTTTCCCCGGATATATTCTTTTGAATACTCATTATGATGAAGAAGTAAACAATTTGATACAAAGTGCACCCTCCTGCCTTGGTTTTTTGAAGGTAGGTAAAAATGAGACGGTGCCAACTCCACTGAAAGATCACGAAGTCAAACGCATCATTGGACGAGTGAAAGACGGTGGCGACGAACCGCGGAATATTGAAATTCCGTACAGCGAGGGAGACCTGGTTAAAGTGATATCCGGTCCGTTCAAAGATTTTGACGGAACCGTTCAGGAAGTGAATCCTGAAAAACTGAAGCTGCGAGTCATGGTTAGTATTTTTGGCCGTAAAACTCCTGTTGAAGTGGATGTCAGCCAAGTTGAATCCGCTACATAA
- the rplK gene encoding 50S ribosomal protein L11, with protein sequence MAKKVEKILKLQIVGGQANPAPPVGPALGQAGINIMEFCKAFNAKTQDKAGTVVPVEITVYADKSFTFKTKTPPAPVLLKKAAKIKSGSGEPNRNKVGTVTWSQCKEIAEEKMEDLNAFDIEAGAEMVAGTARSMGLRVNREK encoded by the coding sequence ATGGCTAAAAAAGTTGAGAAAATCCTGAAGCTCCAGATTGTTGGGGGGCAGGCAAACCCTGCGCCACCTGTTGGACCGGCACTCGGTCAGGCGGGAATCAATATAATGGAGTTTTGTAAAGCCTTTAACGCTAAGACTCAGGACAAGGCCGGAACTGTTGTTCCTGTTGAGATTACAGTTTATGCTGATAAGTCTTTTACATTCAAAACAAAGACTCCACCAGCACCTGTACTTCTTAAGAAAGCAGCGAAAATCAAGTCCGGATCAGGTGAACCTAACCGAAATAAAGTAGGTACAGTAACCTGGAGCCAATGCAAAGAAATCGCAGAAGAAAAGATGGAAGACTTAAATGCGTTTGACATCGAAGCTGGCGCGGAAATGGTTGCAGGAACGGCTCGCAGTATGGGTCTTAGAGTAAATCGCGAAAAGTAA
- the rplA gene encoding 50S ribosomal protein L1: MAKRGKKYQQAVALVNPEVEYTLEEACDLVKKTSTANFDASVDVDVRLGVDPRHADQMVRGTVSLPHGTGKEVKVLALVNEAKQDEAREAGADHVGLDDYITKIEEGWADIDVIIATPDVMGKLGKLGRFLGPRGLMPNPKSGTVTMDVADAVKQVKAGQIDFRVDKTGILHTSIGKVSFDASDLKENAESFLRTVMSLRPASAKGLYVKSVFMSSTMGPSIPISRTAVTSL, encoded by the coding sequence ATGGCAAAAAGAGGAAAAAAATATCAACAGGCCGTGGCACTCGTGAACCCCGAGGTAGAGTATACTTTGGAAGAAGCGTGCGATCTGGTTAAAAAAACATCTACCGCTAACTTTGATGCATCCGTTGACGTTGACGTTCGGTTGGGAGTTGATCCCCGCCACGCCGACCAAATGGTGCGTGGTACAGTGAGCTTGCCTCATGGTACCGGTAAAGAAGTGAAGGTTTTGGCTCTCGTTAACGAGGCCAAGCAAGATGAAGCCAGAGAAGCTGGTGCCGACCATGTTGGTCTTGATGATTACATCACGAAAATAGAAGAGGGGTGGGCTGATATTGACGTTATTATCGCTACACCCGACGTAATGGGTAAACTCGGTAAGCTTGGGCGCTTTTTAGGGCCCCGCGGACTGATGCCTAACCCTAAGAGTGGAACCGTAACAATGGATGTGGCCGATGCTGTAAAGCAAGTTAAAGCCGGTCAGATTGATTTCCGTGTTGATAAAACCGGAATCCTTCACACATCGATTGGAAAAGTTAGTTTCGATGCAAGTGACCTGAAGGAGAACGCTGAGTCGTTCTTACGTACGGTTATGAGCTTGAGGCCGGCTTCCGCAAAAGGGCTGTATGTGAAAAGTGTTTTCATGAGCAGCACAATGGGACCAAGCATCCCGATAAGCAGAACCGCAGTTACATCCCTATAA
- the rplJ gene encoding 50S ribosomal protein L10, with protein MPTAEKRVILDELTEKLKSSSALYIANYSGMSVPEVNELRGAFRKGDIRFKVYKNKLVKLAMEEVGGYDEIIPALVEQNAFAFVEEELSAPAKVLKDFIKDNNKPEFKAAIVDGDFYGADKLDVLAAMKSKNEIVGDILGLLMAPLSNVVGALESQGSNLVGAVKTIAEKGEE; from the coding sequence ATGCCTACTGCAGAAAAGCGTGTAATTCTTGATGAACTTACCGAAAAACTGAAAAGTTCGAGTGCTTTATACATTGCGAACTATTCGGGAATGTCGGTACCTGAAGTCAACGAATTGCGAGGTGCATTTCGTAAGGGAGATATTCGATTCAAAGTTTACAAGAACAAACTTGTAAAGCTCGCAATGGAAGAAGTTGGTGGATACGATGAAATAATCCCCGCATTGGTTGAGCAGAATGCTTTTGCATTCGTTGAAGAAGAATTATCTGCACCTGCCAAGGTATTGAAAGATTTTATCAAGGATAATAATAAGCCAGAATTTAAAGCAGCTATCGTAGACGGAGATTTTTACGGTGCGGATAAGCTGGACGTTCTTGCCGCAATGAAGTCGAAGAACGAGATTGTTGGCGATATCCTTGGTCTGTTGATGGCCCCACTATCAAATGTAGTTGGTGCGCTTGAATCACAAGGATCTAACCTTGTTGGTGCCGTTAAAACCATCGCTGAAAAAGGCGAAGAGTAA
- the rplL gene encoding 50S ribosomal protein L7/L12, with protein MADVKDLAEQLVNLTIKEANELAKVLEEEYDIKPAQAAVAVAGPAGGGEAGGGEEQTEFDVVLKSAGAKKIAVIKEVRGITGLGLKEAKELVDGAPGTVKEAVSKDEAEQIKGKLEEAGAEVELK; from the coding sequence ATGGCTGACGTTAAAGATTTAGCTGAACAGCTTGTCAACCTAACAATTAAAGAAGCAAACGAACTTGCTAAAGTTCTTGAAGAAGAATACGATATCAAACCTGCTCAAGCTGCTGTTGCAGTAGCTGGACCTGCTGGTGGCGGAGAAGCCGGTGGCGGAGAAGAGCAAACTGAGTTTGACGTAGTTCTGAAAAGCGCTGGTGCTAAGAAAATCGCGGTAATTAAAGAAGTACGCGGTATCACCGGTCTTGGACTCAAAGAAGCCAAAGAATTGGTTGACGGAGCTCCCGGCACTGTAAAAGAAGCAGTTTCTAAAGATGAAGCTGAGCAAATCAAAGGCAAGCTTGAAGAAGCTGGTGCCGAAGTAGAGCTTAAGTAA